A stretch of the Erinaceus europaeus chromosome 23, mEriEur2.1, whole genome shotgun sequence genome encodes the following:
- the SGTA gene encoding small glutamine-rich tetratricopeptide repeat-containing protein alpha isoform X1 yields MDTRRQLAFAIVRFLQDQLRHGGLSADAQESLEVAIQCLETAFGVSAEDGGLALPQTLAEIFEAAAAKVSGGAGAAPPGGPPRVGGGSLGRPDACAGGQETRPDLAGPELSPPSEEDSAEAERLKTEGNEQMKAENFQAAVLSYGKAIELNPANAVYFCNRAAAFSKLGNYADAVQDCERAIRIDPAYSKAYGRMGLALSSLNKHAEAVAYYRKALQLDPDNDAYRANLRVAELKLREAPTSPTSGFDIAGLLTNPSFMSMASNLMSHPQLQQLMSGMISGAHTPLGTPGSSPSQNDLSSLIQAGQQFAQQIQQQNPELVEQLRSQMRSRPPSSSTDDPQE; encoded by the exons ATGGACACGCGGAGGCAGCTGGCCTTCGCCATCGTGCGCTTCCTGCAGGACCAGCTGCGCCACGGCGGGCTGTCGGCCGACGCCCAGGAGAGCCTGGAGG TGGCCATCCAGTGCCTGGAGACGGCCTTCGGGGTGTCGGCGGAGGACGGCGGCCTCGCGCTCCCCCAGACGCTCGCCGAGATCTTCGAGGCCGCGGCGGCCAAGGTGAGCGGCGGGGCGGGCGCAGCGCCCCCCGGGGGACCCCCGCGCGTCGGGGGAGGCTCGCTCGGGCGGCCTGACGCCTGTGCGGGGGGGCAGGAGACGCGCCCCGACCTCGCCGGCCCCGAGCTGTCGCCACCGTCGGAGGAGGACTCGGCCGAGGCTGAGCGCCTCAAGACGGAAG GCAACGAGCAGATGAAGGCGGAGAACTTCCAGGCGGCCGTGCTGAGCTACGGCAAGGCCATCGAGCTGAACCCCGCCAACGCCGTCTACTTCTGCAACAG AGCCGCGGCCTTCAGCAAGCTGGGCAACTACGCGGACGCCGTGCAGGACTGCGAGCGCGCCATCCGCATCGACCCCGCCTACAGCAAGGCCTACGGCAGGATGGG CCTGGCGCTGTCCAGCCTCAACAAGCACGCCGAGGCCGTGGCCTACTACCGCAAGGCGCTGCAGCTGGACCCCGACAACGACGCCTACCGGGCCAACCTCAGGGTGGCCGAGCTCAAGCTGCGCGAGGCGCCCACCAGCCCG aCGAGCGGCTTCGACATCGCGGGGCTGCTGACCAACCCCAGCTTCATGAGCATG GCCTCCAACCTCATGAGCCACCCGCAGCTGCAGCAGCT CATGTCCGGCATGATCTCTGGGGCCCACACGCCGCTCGGCACGCCCGGCTCCAGCCCCTCGCAGAATGACCTGAGCAGCCTCATCCAGGC cgGCCAGCAGTTCGCGCAGCAGATCCAGCAGCAGAACCCGGAGCTCGTGGAGCAGCTGCGCAGCCAGATGCGAAGCCGGCCGCCCAGCTCCAGCACCGACGACCCGCAAGAGTGA
- the SGTA gene encoding small glutamine-rich tetratricopeptide repeat-containing protein alpha isoform X2, which translates to MDTRRQLAFAIVRFLQDQLRHGGLSADAQESLEVAIQCLETAFGVSAEDGGLALPQTLAEIFEAAAAKVSGGAGAAPPGGPPRVGGGSLGRPDACAGGQETRPDLAGPELSPPSEEDSAEAERLKTEGNEQMKAENFQAAVLSYGKAIELNPANAVYFCNRAAAFSKLGNYADAVQDCERAIRIDPAYSKAYGRMGLALSSLNKHAEAVAYYRKALQLDPDNDAYRANLRVAELKLREAPTSPTSGFDIAGLLTNPSFMSMASNLMSHPQLQQLGQQFAQQIQQQNPELVEQLRSQMRSRPPSSSTDDPQE; encoded by the exons ATGGACACGCGGAGGCAGCTGGCCTTCGCCATCGTGCGCTTCCTGCAGGACCAGCTGCGCCACGGCGGGCTGTCGGCCGACGCCCAGGAGAGCCTGGAGG TGGCCATCCAGTGCCTGGAGACGGCCTTCGGGGTGTCGGCGGAGGACGGCGGCCTCGCGCTCCCCCAGACGCTCGCCGAGATCTTCGAGGCCGCGGCGGCCAAGGTGAGCGGCGGGGCGGGCGCAGCGCCCCCCGGGGGACCCCCGCGCGTCGGGGGAGGCTCGCTCGGGCGGCCTGACGCCTGTGCGGGGGGGCAGGAGACGCGCCCCGACCTCGCCGGCCCCGAGCTGTCGCCACCGTCGGAGGAGGACTCGGCCGAGGCTGAGCGCCTCAAGACGGAAG GCAACGAGCAGATGAAGGCGGAGAACTTCCAGGCGGCCGTGCTGAGCTACGGCAAGGCCATCGAGCTGAACCCCGCCAACGCCGTCTACTTCTGCAACAG AGCCGCGGCCTTCAGCAAGCTGGGCAACTACGCGGACGCCGTGCAGGACTGCGAGCGCGCCATCCGCATCGACCCCGCCTACAGCAAGGCCTACGGCAGGATGGG CCTGGCGCTGTCCAGCCTCAACAAGCACGCCGAGGCCGTGGCCTACTACCGCAAGGCGCTGCAGCTGGACCCCGACAACGACGCCTACCGGGCCAACCTCAGGGTGGCCGAGCTCAAGCTGCGCGAGGCGCCCACCAGCCCG aCGAGCGGCTTCGACATCGCGGGGCTGCTGACCAACCCCAGCTTCATGAGCATG GCCTCCAACCTCATGAGCCACCCGCAGCTGCAGCAGCT cgGCCAGCAGTTCGCGCAGCAGATCCAGCAGCAGAACCCGGAGCTCGTGGAGCAGCTGCGCAGCCAGATGCGAAGCCGGCCGCCCAGCTCCAGCACCGACGACCCGCAAGAGTGA
- the SGTA gene encoding small glutamine-rich tetratricopeptide repeat-containing protein alpha isoform X3 → MDTRRQLAFAIVRFLQDQLRHGGLSADAQESLEVAIQCLETAFGVSAEDGGLALPQTLAEIFEAAAAKETRPDLAGPELSPPSEEDSAEAERLKTEGNEQMKAENFQAAVLSYGKAIELNPANAVYFCNRAAAFSKLGNYADAVQDCERAIRIDPAYSKAYGRMGLALSSLNKHAEAVAYYRKALQLDPDNDAYRANLRVAELKLREAPTSPTSGFDIAGLLTNPSFMSMASNLMSHPQLQQLMSGMISGAHTPLGTPGSSPSQNDLSSLIQAGQQFAQQIQQQNPELVEQLRSQMRSRPPSSSTDDPQE, encoded by the exons ATGGACACGCGGAGGCAGCTGGCCTTCGCCATCGTGCGCTTCCTGCAGGACCAGCTGCGCCACGGCGGGCTGTCGGCCGACGCCCAGGAGAGCCTGGAGG TGGCCATCCAGTGCCTGGAGACGGCCTTCGGGGTGTCGGCGGAGGACGGCGGCCTCGCGCTCCCCCAGACGCTCGCCGAGATCTTCGAGGCCGCGGCGGCCAAG GAGACGCGCCCCGACCTCGCCGGCCCCGAGCTGTCGCCACCGTCGGAGGAGGACTCGGCCGAGGCTGAGCGCCTCAAGACGGAAG GCAACGAGCAGATGAAGGCGGAGAACTTCCAGGCGGCCGTGCTGAGCTACGGCAAGGCCATCGAGCTGAACCCCGCCAACGCCGTCTACTTCTGCAACAG AGCCGCGGCCTTCAGCAAGCTGGGCAACTACGCGGACGCCGTGCAGGACTGCGAGCGCGCCATCCGCATCGACCCCGCCTACAGCAAGGCCTACGGCAGGATGGG CCTGGCGCTGTCCAGCCTCAACAAGCACGCCGAGGCCGTGGCCTACTACCGCAAGGCGCTGCAGCTGGACCCCGACAACGACGCCTACCGGGCCAACCTCAGGGTGGCCGAGCTCAAGCTGCGCGAGGCGCCCACCAGCCCG aCGAGCGGCTTCGACATCGCGGGGCTGCTGACCAACCCCAGCTTCATGAGCATG GCCTCCAACCTCATGAGCCACCCGCAGCTGCAGCAGCT CATGTCCGGCATGATCTCTGGGGCCCACACGCCGCTCGGCACGCCCGGCTCCAGCCCCTCGCAGAATGACCTGAGCAGCCTCATCCAGGC cgGCCAGCAGTTCGCGCAGCAGATCCAGCAGCAGAACCCGGAGCTCGTGGAGCAGCTGCGCAGCCAGATGCGAAGCCGGCCGCCCAGCTCCAGCACCGACGACCCGCAAGAGTGA
- the LOC132535623 gene encoding uncharacterized protein LOC132535623: protein METRTPRREAAAAGEAPGRWVPSRPPPPATDCVVRSLSRRRRRRRRRRRTSRRDMRAGSGAGSVRGCVCFRRPKFTAAGGLGGQQAVAHRLGRRSAAALRWGGAAGGSRLRLRLGLGLGPPPVLSEKVAGVASGGSALVLPPPSLNGERPGRHTVPQSFSAGQTRSSECGCSEGPGTAPGAASTVRSSPCARRRPRICLSVCDSTVHRSALALGAPRDRTWDLGLSAMRASQHNRNAVRPEPSRGTPGHTKSRSSPKPTQSERGDWVSGMKAAGEPRGRRVLKHLGLVKGDSAGGQPGGEVSVPVPAPQWSRDAGVSFFPFFFFPSTGGLVVFSPQ, encoded by the exons ATGGAAACGCGCACGCCCAGGCGCGAGGCGGCGGCGGCCGGCGAGGCGCCCGGCAGGTGGGTGCCGAGCCGGCCGCCGCCACCTGCCACCGACTGTGTCGTGAGGAGCCTGTcgcggaggcggaggcggaggcggaggcggaggcggacGTCTCGCCGGGACATGCGCGCCGGCAGCGGAGCCGGGAGTGTTCGGGGCTGTGTTTGTTTTCGTCGCCCCAAGTTTACCGCTGCGGGGGGACTGGGGGGGCAGCAGGCTGTCGCGCACAGACTCGGCCGCCGGAGCGCGGCGGCGCTGA GGTGGGGCGGGGCTGCGGGCGGCTctcgtctccgtctccgtctcggTCTCGGTCTCGGTCCCCCTCCGGTCCTGTCCGAGAAAGTGGCGGGAGTGGCCTCCGGGGGCAGTGCGCTCGTGTTGCCGCCTCCGAGCCTCA ACGGAGAGCGACCTGGCCGCCACACCGTCCCTCAGTCCTTCAGTGCGGGGCAGACCCGGTCGAGTGAATGCGGGTGTTCCGAGGGGCCCGGCACGGCTCCCGGAGCCGCCAGCACCGTCCGGAGCTCGCCGTgcgcccgccgccgcccgcgcatctgtctgtctgtctgtgactcAACAGTGCACCGCTCTGCTCTGGCCCTGGGCGCTCCtcgggatcgaacttgggaccttggtcTCTCCGCCATGAGAGCCTCTCAGCACAACCGTAATGCCGTCCGCCCTGAGCCTTCCCGCGGCACCCCAGGACATACAAAGTCTCGTTCGTCCCCGAAGCCGACACAGAGCGAACGGGGCGACTGGGTGTCGGGGATGAAGGCGGCAGGAGAGCCGAGGGGGCGCCGGGTCCTGAAGCACCTGGGGCTGGTGAAGGGCGACAGTGCCGGAGGGCAGCCCGGCGGGGAAGTCTCGGTTCCGGTTCCGGCGCCGCAGTGGAGCAGGGATGCAggcgtctctttctttccttttttttttttcccctctactgggggattagtggttttcagtccacagtga
- the LOC132535574 gene encoding lysine-specific demethylase 6B-like isoform X1 produces MVLCRLNCSRPSTHSLSGAPSFSTGFRWSRALNPGTQSSSARLPGALGACLPAALSNGKPQKRECRRSPNQSSGAGPLAAPPRPAAVPSLGAGLRRPVPVPATLCCVRCDRAGTQSGECVDLRARRMPGAAEGRRDSAQEASAAGQPRCAAPPPPCRLCPPRPPLVLVLRPPPPPPPSLPLAASLSPLLPLLPLPAPPPLPLSPFLSGTKQREAAGGPGKPAPACEALQVWSSLQPNGQPPAPAPAPAPGSSPRGDMLEEAPRARSRLRALWDACEGRSPSLLGL; encoded by the exons ATGGTGCTGTGTCGCCTCAACTGTTCCCGCCCATCCACTCACTCCCTTTCCGGTGCACCCTCGTTCAGCACTGGCTTCCGGTGGAGCCGGGCTTTGAACCCCGGAACTCAGAGCAGCAGCGCCCGCCTCCCTGGCGCTCTGGGCGCCTGTCTGCCCGCAGCGCTGTCCAATGGGAAGCCGCAGAAGCGGGAGTGCCGGAGGTCCCCCAATCAGAGCTCGGGGGCGGGGCCGctcgccgccccgccccgccccgccgccgtCCCGTCCCTCGGAGCGGGTCTGCGCCGCCCCGTCCCGGTTCCCGCGACATTGTGCTGCGTTCGCTGCGACCGGGCTGGGACGCAGAGCGGCGAGTGCGTTG ATCTCCGCGCCCGCAGGATGCCGGGGGCAGCGGAGGGACGACGGGACTCGGCCCAGGAAGCCTCGGCCGCAGGGCAGCCGCGCTGTgccgcccccccgcccccgtgCCGGCTGTGCCCGCCGCGCCCCCCGCTCGTGCTCGTCctccgccccccgcccccgcccccgcccagcCTCCCGCTcgctgcctccctctctccccttctccctctgctccctctccctgcccctccgcctctccctctctctccctttctctctggaaCAAAGCAAAGAGAAGCAGCCGGCGGCCCTGGGAAGCCTGCGCCGGCATGTGAG GCCCTGCAGGTCTGGAGCTCACTGCAGCCCAACGGGCAgcctccggctccggctccggctccggctccggggTCGAGTCCTCGCGGTGACATGTTGGAGGAGGCGCCCCGGGCCCGGAGCAGACTGAGAGCCCTCTGGGATGCCTGCGAGGGGCGCAGCCCGAGCCTTCTGGGCTTGTAA
- the LOC132535574 gene encoding uncharacterized protein LOC132535574 isoform X2, producing MVLCRLNCSRPSTHSLSGAPSFSTGFRWSRALNPGTQSSSARLPGALGACLPAALSNGKPQKRECRRSPNQSSGAGPLAAPPRPAAVPSLGAGLRRPVPVPATLCCVRCDRAGTQSGECVDLRARRMPGAAEGRRDSAQEASAAGQPRCAAPPPPCRLCPPRPPLVLVLRPPPPPPPSLPLAASLSPLLPLLPLPAPPPLPLSPFLSGTKQREAAGGPGKPAPACEVWSSLQPNGQPPAPAPAPAPGSSPRGDMLEEAPRARSRLRALWDACEGRSPSLLGL from the exons ATGGTGCTGTGTCGCCTCAACTGTTCCCGCCCATCCACTCACTCCCTTTCCGGTGCACCCTCGTTCAGCACTGGCTTCCGGTGGAGCCGGGCTTTGAACCCCGGAACTCAGAGCAGCAGCGCCCGCCTCCCTGGCGCTCTGGGCGCCTGTCTGCCCGCAGCGCTGTCCAATGGGAAGCCGCAGAAGCGGGAGTGCCGGAGGTCCCCCAATCAGAGCTCGGGGGCGGGGCCGctcgccgccccgccccgccccgccgccgtCCCGTCCCTCGGAGCGGGTCTGCGCCGCCCCGTCCCGGTTCCCGCGACATTGTGCTGCGTTCGCTGCGACCGGGCTGGGACGCAGAGCGGCGAGTGCGTTG ATCTCCGCGCCCGCAGGATGCCGGGGGCAGCGGAGGGACGACGGGACTCGGCCCAGGAAGCCTCGGCCGCAGGGCAGCCGCGCTGTgccgcccccccgcccccgtgCCGGCTGTGCCCGCCGCGCCCCCCGCTCGTGCTCGTCctccgccccccgcccccgcccccgcccagcCTCCCGCTcgctgcctccctctctccccttctccctctgctccctctccctgcccctccgcctctccctctctctccctttctctctggaaCAAAGCAAAGAGAAGCAGCCGGCGGCCCTGGGAAGCCTGCGCCGGCATGTGAG GTCTGGAGCTCACTGCAGCCCAACGGGCAgcctccggctccggctccggctccggctccggggTCGAGTCCTCGCGGTGACATGTTGGAGGAGGCGCCCCGGGCCCGGAGCAGACTGAGAGCCCTCTGGGATGCCTGCGAGGGGCGCAGCCCGAGCCTTCTGGGCTTGTAA